In Acipenser ruthenus chromosome 15, fAciRut3.2 maternal haplotype, whole genome shotgun sequence, a genomic segment contains:
- the LOC117422609 gene encoding eukaryotic translation initiation factor 5-like — translation MSVNVNRSVLDQFYRYKMPRLIAKVEGKGNGIKTVIVNMVDVAKALNRPPTYPTKFFGCELGAQTQFDAKNDRFIVNGSHEANKLQDMLDGFIRKFVLCPECDNPETDLHINTKKQTIGNSCKACGYRGMLDTRHKLCTFILKNPPENESGTAKKEKDKKNRKGKDKENGSGSGEAGNPNDIDAPDAVDRDDDDEDWGEETTEEAQRRRMEEISDHAKNLTLSEDLEKTLEERVNLFYNFVKQKKEEGSIDTADKEILAEAERLDVSAMGPLILSELLFDENIRDQMKKYKRHFLRFCHNNKKAQKYLLGGFECLVKIHQTQLLPRVPLVLKDMYDADLLDEDVILAWAEKVSKKYVSKELAKEIHAKAAPFIKWLKEAEEESEGSEEEEEEEEEDEHVEVVYLSSATQLKVETVKPAKEEEDIDIDAI, via the exons ATGTCTGTCAACGTTAACCGCAGCGTCTTAGACCAGTTCTATCGCTACAAGATGCCCCGTCTGATTGCCAAg GTTGAGGGCAAAGGAAATGGAATAAAGACAGTTATAGTCAACATGGTTGACGTTGCAAAGGCACTTAATCGGCCTCCAACGT ATCCCACCAAGTTTTTTGGTTGTGAGCTGGGAGCACAGACCCAGTTTGATGCCAAGAATGACCGCTTTATTGTCAATGGGTCTCATGAGGCGAATAAGCTGCAAGACATGTTGGATGGATTCATTAGAAAATTTGTGCTGTGTCCAGAGTGTGATAATCCTGAAACTGACCTG CATATCAATACTAAGAAACAAACCATAGGTAATTCCTGCAAAGCCTGTGGATACCGAGGCATGCTTGACACAAGACACAAGCTCTGCACATTCATTCTTAAAAACCCACCTG AGAATGAGAGTGGAACTGCAAAAAAAGAGAAGGATAAGAAGAACCGCAAGGGTAAAGATAAGGAAAATGGATCTGGCAGTGGAGAAGCTGGCAACCCTAATGATATAGATGCACCTGATGCAGTT GAtagggatgatgatgatgaagactgGGGTGAAGAAACCACAGAAGAAGCTCAGAGGCGCAGAATGGAGGAAATTAGTGATCATGCTAAAAACCTGACCCTCTCTGAAGATTTGGAAAAGACCCTGGAAGAAAGAGtcaatttgttttataactttGTCAAG CAAAAGAAGGAAGAAGGATCCATTGATACTGCAGACAAAGAGATCCTTGCTGAAGCCGAGCGACTCGATGTGAGTGCCATGGGCCCCTTAATCCTGAGTGAGCTGCTGTTTGACGAGAACATCCGGGACCAAATGAAGAAATACAAGCGTCACTTTTTGCGT TTTtgtcacaacaacaaaaaagcccaGAAATACCTGCTTGGAGGCTTTGAATGTCTTGTTAAGATCCATCAGACTCAGCTGCTTCCAAGAGTCCCACTTGTGCTGAAGGACATGTATGATGCCGATCTTCTTGATGAGGACGTCATCCTTGCTTGGGCTGAAAAG GTGTCTAAGAAATATGTTTCCAAGGAGCTGGCCAAAGAGATACATGCTAAGGCTGCTCCTTTTATCAAATGGCTGAAAGAAGCAGAGGAGGAAAGTGAGGGcagtgaagaggaggaagaggaggaggaggaagatgaaCATGTGGAG gtgGTGTATTTGTCCTCTGCTACACAGCTGAAAGTTGAAACTGTCAAACCTGCCAAGGAAGAGGAAGACATTGATATCGATGccatttaa